The genomic region TAAAAAATGAAAGTTTCTTTAAGTTGGCTGAAGCGTCATGTGGATCTGCCGGAATCTGTGGCAGAAATTGAAAAGGCACTCACTTCCATCGGCTTGGAAGTGGAAGGCATCGAAGAACCGGGCAAGGTTTACGACAAGCTGGTGGTGGCAAAGGTCCTCACCTGCGAAAACCATCCGGATAGCGACCACCTCCACATCACCACCGTCAACAACGGCACTGAAACCATCCAGATCGTTTGCGGCGCACCTAACGTTGCTGCAGGCCAGACAGTTGTTCTTGCTCCCATCGGTGCAGAACTGCCCATGAGCGACGGCACTGTCCTCAAGATGAAGAAGTCCAAGATCCGCGGCGTGGAAAGTTTCGGCATGATTTGCGCCGAAGACGAAATCGGTCTTTCCGACGACCATGGCGGCATCATGGTTCTGGATGACTCCATTCCCGCAGGCACCCCGTTTGTAAGCCTGGGCATGTACGACGTCTGTTTCGAACTGAACGTCACCCCCAACCGTCCGGACGCTCTTTGCCACCGCGGTGTTGCCCGCGAACTGGCTGCCAAGTTTAACCGCCCCCTGAAGCCCCTCTCCTACAACCTGGTAGAAGAAGCCGATGCAGCCTCCTCCGCAGTTTCCGTGGAAGTGGTTCCCGGTTGCGGTTGCTCCCGCTATACCGCCCGCGTCATCAAGGGCGTAGAAGTCAAGCAGAGCCCCAGCTGGCTCGCCAAGCTTTTGCACACCGTTGGCATGAACTCCATCAACAACGTGGTGGACATCACCAACTTCATCCTCATGGACGTGGGCCAGCCTCTCCATAGCTTCGACATGGACCAGCTGAAGGGTTCCATGATCAAGGTCCGCCGTGCCGTGAAGGGCGAAAAGATTCAGACCATCGACCACACCGACCACGAACTCACAGAAGCCGAACTGGTCATCTGCGATGGCGACCGTCCCGTAGCCGTAGCCGGCACCATGGGCGGTGTAGAATCCGAAATTATCGACGCCACCAAGAACGTTCTTCTGGAAAGCGCCTACTTCAACCCCACCATCGTCCGTAAGCAGGCCAAGCGCCTGGGAATCGGCTCCGATTCCAGCTACCGTTTTGAACGCGGTATCGACACCACCACCCAGGACGAATACAGCAAGTACGCTTGCGCCATGATCCAGGAAGTGGCTGGCGGCAAGGTCCTGAAGGGCTGCGTGGAATACACCGGCGACGACCACCAGAAGGAACTTACAAAGATTGACCTTCGCGTTTCCCGCGTTGCAAAGATCATCGGCATGGACATTGCAGCCGACGTAATCCGCAAGCATCTTACCAGCATCAACCTGAACCTGGTTGCAGAAAATGGCGAGACCATGACCTTCGAAATTCCGGGCAACCGTCCGGACCTGGAACGCGAAGTGGACCTCATCGAAGAAGTGGCCCGCCTCGTAGGTTTCGACAACATTCCTTACAGCCTGCCCAAGTTCACCATGCAGCCCAACGAACTTCCGGCTGTAGAACAGATGAACAGAAAGATCCGCAGAACTCTTTCTGCCATGGGTCTCCATGAATGCTTGAACCTGCGCTTTACCA from Fibrobacter sp. harbors:
- the pheT gene encoding phenylalanine--tRNA ligase subunit beta, translating into MKVSLSWLKRHVDLPESVAEIEKALTSIGLEVEGIEEPGKVYDKLVVAKVLTCENHPDSDHLHITTVNNGTETIQIVCGAPNVAAGQTVVLAPIGAELPMSDGTVLKMKKSKIRGVESFGMICAEDEIGLSDDHGGIMVLDDSIPAGTPFVSLGMYDVCFELNVTPNRPDALCHRGVARELAAKFNRPLKPLSYNLVEEADAASSAVSVEVVPGCGCSRYTARVIKGVEVKQSPSWLAKLLHTVGMNSINNVVDITNFILMDVGQPLHSFDMDQLKGSMIKVRRAVKGEKIQTIDHTDHELTEAELVICDGDRPVAVAGTMGGVESEIIDATKNVLLESAYFNPTIVRKQAKRLGIGSDSSYRFERGIDTTTQDEYSKYACAMIQEVAGGKVLKGCVEYTGDDHQKELTKIDLRVSRVAKIIGMDIAADVIRKHLTSINLNLVAENGETMTFEIPGNRPDLEREVDLIEEVARLVGFDNIPYSLPKFTMQPNELPAVEQMNRKIRRTLSAMGLHECLNLRFTSKARTEALFGTDASDRRANPAALLNPLSEELGVVPTSLLPNLLKNVAENEKNRPGSVRLFEVAKGQFKRERA